The following coding sequences are from one Bacillota bacterium window:
- a CDS encoding NADH-quinone oxidoreductase subunit J, producing the protein MNLGFDIPIVFNLYTATFGLLALITLVAAYEVVTSRLITHAAFFLALAFVAIAGLFLLLGAEFLAVVQVLVYAGAITVMIIFAIMMSQVGEIRFGEEGRPPFVRRLWLKLVSSQWGLLPLASALVFALAMFVVYARATWTVRLLQTDRVGTVPNLTAIGAELFSTYAVPFEVASIILLVALIGAIVLTAKEDKS; encoded by the coding sequence TTGAACCTCGGGTTTGACATCCCGATCGTCTTCAACCTCTACACCGCGACCTTCGGCCTGCTGGCCCTGATCACCCTGGTCGCCGCCTACGAGGTGGTCACCAGCCGGTTGATCACCCACGCCGCCTTCTTCCTGGCCCTGGCCTTCGTGGCCATCGCCGGCCTCTTCCTCCTCCTCGGGGCCGAGTTCCTGGCCGTCGTTCAGGTGCTGGTCTACGCCGGGGCGATCACCGTGATGATCATCTTTGCCATCATGATGTCGCAGGTCGGGGAGATCAGGTTCGGCGAGGAAGGGCGTCCGCCCTTCGTCCGGCGTCTGTGGCTTAAGCTGGTCTCCAGCCAGTGGGGGCTGCTGCCGCTGGCGTCCGCCCTGGTCTTCGCCCTGGCCATGTTCGTCGTCTACGCCCGGGCCACCTGGACGGTGCGCCTGCTCCAGACCGACCGGGTCGGGACGGTACCAAACCTTACGGCCATTGGGGCCGAGTTGTTCTCGACCTACGCCGTGCCGTTCGAAGTCGCGTCCATCATCTTGCTCGTCGCGCTAATCGGGGCCATCGTCCTGACGGCCAAGGAGGACAAGTCATGA
- the nuoK gene encoding NADH-quinone oxidoreductase subunit NuoK, giving the protein MNAVAAVGMIPLSYFLILGALLFGLGLYGALLRTNAVRVLMCIELMLNAVNINLVAFNQYLNRGYVGGQIFAIFIMTVAAAETAVGLAIVLEVVRRRNVIDLDKINLLKW; this is encoded by the coding sequence ATGAACGCGGTCGCCGCCGTCGGCATGATCCCGCTGTCCTATTTCCTCATCCTCGGCGCCCTCCTCTTCGGGCTCGGGCTCTATGGGGCTCTCCTGCGGACCAACGCCGTGCGGGTCCTGATGTGCATCGAGCTCATGCTCAACGCGGTCAACATCAACCTGGTGGCCTTCAACCAGTACCTCAACCGCGGCTACGTCGGGGGTCAGATCTTCGCCATTTTCATCATGACCGTCGCCGCCGCTGAGACCGCCGTCGGCCTGGCCATTGTCCTCGAAGTCGTCCGTCGCCGCAACGTCATCGACCTCGATAAGATCAACCTCCTGAAATGGTAG
- a CDS encoding GNAT family N-acetyltransferase, protein MNAERRIRPATDDDVAVITGIYRSDLPQGKWWSFGGRRRRPASIEELSPFEQWLNGGAWMNEDYLRVHLKRAADLGHLALVIEERGSRPAGGSGWIVRGEIEVYFYREARPAGAPSGGRPEAGSLVAHIGVLQVERGFFRRGFGGALVRRACLEALRRGAYRVTVVSSRDNLPFYRHCGFSQLTPVVTVEGRLSPKAAKGGDGVNGLNGQGRPTLIPPPPAIFAEATWPIIAGIHPGPGQAWFLYSGQPYPDPEFLAHRLDLSMVDLPEPGGRLPRPSVVSFRQNQIDDGEVIFYCLAAPRSEGADPSFGGVERAAFGELVRWARALGYQRYRTYLTGPDYARLRFAFRMREAGREFVSQLRTADLTPGAEE, encoded by the coding sequence ATGAACGCAGAGCGACGGATAAGACCGGCGACCGACGATGACGTCGCCGTCATCACCGGGATCTACCGCAGCGATCTGCCCCAAGGCAAATGGTGGAGTTTCGGGGGGCGCCGGCGCCGCCCGGCCTCCATCGAGGAACTGAGCCCCTTCGAGCAATGGCTCAACGGCGGGGCCTGGATGAACGAGGACTACTTGAGGGTGCACCTCAAGCGCGCGGCCGACCTGGGACACCTGGCCCTGGTGATTGAAGAACGGGGGAGCCGGCCCGCCGGCGGGAGCGGCTGGATCGTGCGCGGCGAGATCGAGGTCTATTTCTACCGGGAAGCCCGGCCCGCGGGCGCCCCGTCGGGCGGGCGGCCCGAAGCCGGCAGCCTCGTCGCCCACATCGGCGTCCTTCAGGTCGAACGAGGCTTCTTCCGCCGGGGCTTCGGCGGGGCCTTGGTCCGGCGGGCCTGCCTCGAGGCCCTTCGCCGGGGGGCCTACCGGGTCACCGTCGTCTCCAGCCGGGACAACCTTCCCTTCTACCGGCACTGCGGCTTCAGCCAACTGACCCCGGTGGTCACGGTCGAGGGACGGCTCAGTCCCAAGGCCGCCAAGGGCGGCGACGGTGTCAACGGCCTTAACGGCCAGGGCCGACCGACCCTGATCCCGCCCCCGCCGGCCATCTTCGCTGAGGCCACGTGGCCGATCATCGCCGGCATCCACCCCGGCCCCGGGCAAGCCTGGTTCCTTTATTCGGGCCAGCCTTACCCGGATCCCGAGTTCCTGGCCCACCGCCTGGACCTAAGCATGGTCGACCTGCCGGAGCCCGGTGGCCGCCTCCCGCGGCCGTCCGTGGTCTCCTTCCGGCAGAACCAGATCGATGACGGTGAGGTCATCTTTTACTGCCTGGCCGCGCCGCGGAGCGAGGGAGCGGACCCGTCCTTCGGCGGCGTGGAGCGGGCCGCCTTCGGCGAACTGGTGCGATGGGCGCGGGCCCTGGGCTACCAACGCTATCGGACCTACCTGACCGGTCCCGACTACGCCCGGCTGCGCTTCGCCTTTCGGATGAGGGAGGCCGGCCGTGAGTTCGTCTCCCAGCTTCGCACGGCGGACCTGACCCCGGGGGCGGAGGAGTGA
- a CDS encoding NADH-quinone oxidoreductase subunit I, producing the protein MDSLKDIYRSAVSLLKGMKVTAINAARRPVTLQYPDERPVLPTGYRGIPALLSDEGGKARCTACGICARTCPLGVIKIDSELGPDKKRILKDYSLEASRCMVCNLCVEACPFDSLVMAKDFELADYDPDRLVYHKDRLLEFGRPYKHGNPFYKEPDPKPAAKAGTPTTGGEPA; encoded by the coding sequence ATGGATTCACTGAAGGACATCTACAGGTCGGCGGTCAGCTTGCTCAAGGGGATGAAGGTGACGGCCATCAACGCCGCCAGGCGCCCGGTCACCCTGCAGTACCCCGATGAGCGGCCGGTCCTGCCGACGGGCTATCGGGGCATCCCGGCCCTCCTCAGCGATGAGGGCGGCAAGGCGCGCTGCACGGCCTGCGGCATCTGCGCCCGGACCTGCCCCCTCGGGGTGATCAAGATCGACTCCGAGCTCGGGCCGGACAAGAAGCGGATCCTCAAGGACTACTCCCTGGAGGCCAGCCGCTGCATGGTCTGCAACCTGTGCGTCGAGGCCTGCCCCTTCGACTCACTGGTCATGGCCAAGGACTTCGAGCTGGCCGACTATGACCCCGACCGGCTGGTCTATCACAAAGACCGGCTGCTTGAGTTCGGGCGGCCATACAAGCACGGCAACCCGTTCTACAAGGAGCCGGACCCGAAGCCGGCGGCCAAGGCCGGGACGCCGACCACAGGGGGTGAGCCCGCTTGA
- the flgC gene encoding flagellar basal body rod protein FlgC gives MRLFGAMDISASGLTAQRLRLDLIASNLANANTTRTEQGGPYRRQVAVMEQRGPSLFSRYLGSAAQRRAAGTGTEAAGTVGGGVRVASIVEDPTPSKLKYEPGHPDADENGYVSLPNVNVVTEMVDMIEATRAYEANVTAINSAKSMALRALEIGRG, from the coding sequence ATGCGACTCTTCGGAGCGATGGACATCAGCGCCTCGGGCTTGACCGCCCAGCGCCTGCGGCTCGACCTGATCGCCTCGAACCTGGCCAACGCCAACACCACCCGCACCGAGCAGGGCGGGCCATACCGGCGGCAGGTGGCCGTGATGGAACAGCGCGGGCCGAGCCTCTTCTCCAGGTATCTCGGGTCGGCCGCCCAGAGACGCGCGGCCGGCACCGGGACGGAGGCCGCGGGGACAGTCGGCGGGGGGGTCCGGGTGGCCTCCATCGTCGAAGACCCCACCCCATCGAAGCTCAAGTATGAACCCGGCCACCCCGACGCCGACGAGAACGGCTACGTGAGCCTCCCCAATGTCAACGTGGTCACCGAGATGGTCGACATGATCGAGGCGACCAGGGCGTACGAAGCCAACGTGACGGCGATCAACTCGGCCAAGTCGATGGCCCTCCGGGCCCTCGAAATCGGTCGAGGTTAG
- the nuoL gene encoding NADH-quinone oxidoreductase subunit L — translation MLPYAWVIAALPLLACLAIIFFGRRFKNGGDFIGIAAIAISFVMSLLILAQMAAGAAPYRYTFTWLDIGGVQIPTGIAVDNLTALMLVVVTLVSLLVQIYSRGYMHGDVRYTRYYATLSFFTFSMLTLVLADNFLLLYVGWELVGLSSYLLIGHWFENPGPRYASMKAFITTRIGDVGLFLGILLLFLTTGVMGFPEVAAAVGAGKISGTLLTIAAVLVFSGAVGKSAQFPLHVWLPDAMEGPTPVSALIHAATMVAAGVYLVARAYGIFAASAQALLVVAWIGTITAVIAALIATLASDLKKVLAYSTISQLGYMMLGLGVGGYTAGVFHLTTHAFFKALLFLGSGSVIHAMHTQEMHEMGGLAKKMPTTTWTFIFGTLALAGIPPFAGFWSKDEILLTAWHSNPLIFWLALGVAFLTAYYMTRAVALTFFGRPRDHHKYEHAHESPANMTGPLVVLAVLALVAGLPGSPLFGNWFGRFIHFGEHEAEAAVPGVMAMAIGAAVFGILVGWVVYGTKVIDRRKVIKALHPVYVFLKNKMYFDEVYAYAVVGLTEAISAAAGWFDKNVVDGLVNLIGWIGALLGQVSGWFDRVAVDGLVNGVAALATGIGQRLRRWQTGYVQSYILTFFVTVIIGVIIYELIGG, via the coding sequence ATGCTTCCTTATGCCTGGGTGATCGCGGCCTTACCCCTCCTGGCCTGCCTGGCCATCATCTTCTTCGGCCGGCGCTTCAAGAACGGCGGGGACTTCATCGGCATCGCCGCCATCGCCATCAGCTTCGTCATGTCCCTGCTGATCCTGGCCCAGATGGCCGCCGGAGCGGCCCCCTACCGGTACACCTTCACCTGGCTCGACATCGGCGGGGTCCAGATTCCGACCGGTATCGCCGTCGACAACCTGACCGCCCTGATGCTGGTGGTCGTGACCCTCGTCAGCCTGCTGGTCCAGATCTACTCCCGCGGCTACATGCACGGCGACGTCCGCTACACGCGGTACTACGCGACCCTGTCCTTCTTCACGTTCTCCATGCTGACCCTGGTCCTGGCCGACAACTTCCTCCTCCTCTACGTCGGTTGGGAACTCGTCGGCCTGTCCTCCTACCTCCTCATCGGCCACTGGTTCGAAAACCCCGGCCCGCGCTACGCCTCGATGAAGGCCTTCATCACCACCCGCATCGGCGACGTCGGGCTGTTCCTCGGGATCCTTCTCCTCTTCCTGACCACCGGGGTCATGGGCTTCCCCGAGGTGGCCGCGGCCGTCGGGGCCGGCAAGATCTCCGGCACCCTCCTGACCATCGCCGCCGTCCTCGTCTTCTCCGGCGCCGTCGGCAAGTCGGCCCAGTTCCCACTCCACGTCTGGTTGCCCGACGCGATGGAGGGCCCGACCCCGGTGTCGGCCCTGATCCACGCGGCGACGATGGTCGCCGCCGGGGTCTACCTGGTGGCCAGAGCCTACGGCATCTTCGCCGCCTCGGCCCAGGCCCTGCTGGTGGTGGCCTGGATCGGGACGATCACGGCGGTCATCGCCGCTCTCATCGCCACCCTGGCCTCGGACCTCAAGAAGGTCCTCGCCTACTCGACCATCAGTCAGCTCGGCTACATGATGCTGGGGCTGGGGGTCGGCGGGTACACCGCCGGCGTCTTCCACCTGACCACCCACGCCTTCTTCAAGGCTTTGCTCTTCCTCGGCTCGGGCTCGGTCATCCACGCCATGCACACCCAGGAGATGCACGAGATGGGCGGGCTGGCCAAGAAGATGCCCACGACCACGTGGACCTTCATCTTCGGTACCCTGGCCCTGGCCGGGATTCCGCCCTTCGCCGGCTTCTGGTCGAAGGACGAGATCCTCCTGACTGCCTGGCACTCTAACCCGCTCATCTTCTGGCTGGCCCTCGGGGTGGCCTTCCTGACCGCCTACTACATGACCCGGGCGGTCGCCCTGACCTTCTTCGGCCGGCCGCGCGACCACCACAAGTACGAGCACGCCCACGAGTCGCCGGCCAACATGACCGGGCCCCTCGTCGTCCTGGCCGTCCTGGCTCTGGTCGCCGGCCTCCCCGGCTCGCCGCTCTTCGGCAACTGGTTCGGCCGCTTCATCCACTTCGGCGAGCACGAGGCCGAGGCGGCCGTGCCCGGGGTGATGGCCATGGCCATTGGGGCCGCCGTCTTCGGGATCCTGGTCGGCTGGGTCGTCTACGGGACCAAGGTGATCGACCGCCGCAAGGTGATCAAGGCGCTCCATCCCGTCTACGTCTTCCTCAAGAACAAGATGTACTTCGACGAGGTCTACGCCTACGCCGTCGTCGGCCTGACCGAGGCCATCTCGGCCGCCGCCGGCTGGTTCGATAAGAACGTCGTCGACGGGCTGGTCAACCTGATCGGTTGGATCGGCGCCCTCCTCGGTCAGGTCTCCGGGTGGTTCGACCGGGTCGCCGTGGACGGATTGGTCAACGGGGTGGCCGCCCTGGCCACCGGGATCGGGCAGCGCCTCCGCCGCTGGCAGACCGGGTACGTCCAGTCCTACATCCTGACCTTCTTTGTCACCGTCATCATCGGCGTCATTATTTACGAGTTGATAGGAGGATAA
- a CDS encoding endonuclease III domain-containing protein: protein MSGRGRPVRPPALTEVYDHLLARFGPRHWWPARTPFEVAVGAILTQAVAWRNVEKAIASLDAAGLLNPAALAAADGDALAELIRPAGYYRVKARKLQALSRHLVEGYGGRVEAMADRPLAELRPELLGVYGIGPETADSILVYAVGLPSFVVDAYTYRVFGRLGHWPETFRSPRYHEVQAFFHGHLPADLGLFNEFHALIDRLGHRICLKSRPGCGECPLAGLCRQDGTPDKVAPPRA, encoded by the coding sequence GTGAGCGGGCGCGGCCGCCCCGTCCGGCCCCCCGCCCTGACCGAGGTCTACGACCACCTCTTGGCCCGCTTCGGTCCGCGTCACTGGTGGCCGGCCAGGACCCCCTTCGAGGTGGCCGTCGGCGCCATCCTGACCCAGGCTGTGGCCTGGCGCAACGTCGAAAAGGCCATCGCCAGCCTGGACGCGGCCGGTCTGCTGAACCCGGCGGCCCTGGCCGCCGCCGACGGCGATGCCCTGGCTGAACTGATCCGGCCGGCCGGCTACTACCGGGTCAAGGCCCGTAAGCTCCAAGCCTTGTCCCGGCACCTGGTCGAGGGCTACGGCGGGCGGGTCGAGGCCATGGCCGACCGGCCGCTCGCCGAGCTCCGCCCCGAGCTGCTCGGCGTGTATGGGATCGGGCCGGAGACGGCCGACTCGATCCTGGTCTATGCCGTCGGCCTGCCCTCCTTCGTCGTCGATGCCTACACCTACCGGGTCTTCGGGCGGCTCGGCCATTGGCCGGAGACCTTTCGGTCTCCGCGTTACCATGAAGTGCAGGCCTTCTTCCACGGTCATCTGCCGGCCGACCTCGGCCTGTTCAACGAGTTCCACGCCCTCATCGACCGACTCGGTCACCGTATCTGTCTCAAGTCCAGGCCCGGGTGCGGCGAGTGCCCGCTGGCCGGCCTTTGCCGACAAGATGGGACCCCTGACAAGGTGGCGCCGCCGCGGGCATAA
- a CDS encoding ArsR family transcriptional regulator — protein sequence MIEYTIYNGEGRPAVTREKHSTRREILNTLKKKGSLSVDELSQHLGITPMGIRQHLAILERDDLVTPSQVRRGIGRPSHLYSLTEAAQELFPKHYEAFAINLINDIVDLFGPDRLKELLEMRIQRMVKEMGDRLAGMTFDQKVQEFAKTLEAQGSMPELQKLEDGSYIVREFNCGIYQIAQAHPIICDYERKLVEKVLGGAVQVEECIAHGGQRCAYVVKAG from the coding sequence GTGATAGAATACACAATTTATAATGGCGAGGGGCGACCGGCCGTGACACGCGAGAAACACTCCACCAGGCGAGAGATTCTCAACACACTAAAGAAAAAGGGCAGCCTAAGCGTGGATGAATTGAGCCAGCACCTGGGGATCACGCCGATGGGGATCAGGCAGCACCTGGCCATCCTCGAGCGCGATGACCTGGTCACCCCCAGCCAGGTCCGGCGGGGCATCGGTCGTCCCAGCCATCTCTATTCGCTGACCGAAGCGGCTCAAGAGCTCTTCCCCAAGCATTATGAGGCCTTCGCGATCAATCTCATCAACGACATCGTCGACCTCTTCGGACCCGACCGGTTGAAAGAGCTCCTGGAGATGCGGATCCAGCGGATGGTCAAGGAGATGGGCGACCGTTTGGCCGGGATGACTTTCGATCAGAAGGTCCAGGAGTTCGCCAAGACCCTCGAGGCCCAGGGCTCCATGCCCGAGTTGCAGAAGCTCGAGGACGGCTCCTACATCGTCCGTGAGTTCAACTGCGGGATCTACCAGATCGCGCAGGCTCATCCGATCATTTGTGACTATGAGCGCAAACTGGTCGAGAAGGTCCTCGGCGGCGCGGTCCAGGTCGAAGAGTGCATCGCCCACGGGGGCCAACGTTGCGCCTACGTGGTCAAGGCCGGGTGA
- the flgB gene encoding flagellar basal body rod protein FlgB, whose translation MISKAIFPEVVKFLERGLNASSLRNTVLADNLANVDTPGFKRSDVSFEGLLAEESRRSSNGSAGDGWQPKVVTDSTTSTRQDGNNVDVDAEMTKLAENTIYYDALVKQISSQFALLRSAITEGRR comes from the coding sequence GTGATATCCAAGGCGATCTTCCCAGAAGTGGTCAAGTTCCTGGAGCGGGGGCTGAATGCCTCCTCCCTGCGGAACACGGTCCTCGCCGACAACCTGGCCAACGTCGACACGCCGGGGTTCAAGCGCTCCGACGTCTCCTTCGAAGGCCTCCTCGCTGAGGAGAGCAGGCGGTCATCGAACGGCTCGGCCGGGGATGGTTGGCAACCCAAAGTCGTCACCGACAGCACCACCTCGACGCGCCAGGACGGCAACAACGTCGATGTCGACGCGGAAATGACCAAGCTGGCCGAGAACACCATTTACTACGACGCCCTGGTCAAGCAGATCTCCAGCCAGTTCGCTCTGCTCAGGTCGGCCATCACCGAGGGGAGGCGCTAA
- a CDS encoding NADH-quinone oxidoreductase subunit N, whose amino-acid sequence MPYVYLLPELILSAVALGLLLAVAWAGRERAARFGPVVAFIGFAAAIAAVYPALGQVTLVFGQMLAVDGYTQFFKVVFLAVGALIAVASSGYMKRQDVAAGEYYVLLMFAIVGMILMASSTDLLVIWLGLELVSITSYVLAGYLRHDPKSNEAAIKYFLTGSLATAVLLFGLSLIYGLAGTTNLSGISQALEQVAGFYQGGQVVAVRPAVDPRLIVIAIFMLVAGFGFKVALVPFHMWAPDTYEGAPTPVTAFFSIGPKGAGLAALVRIFPLGLAALQPRWSVLFAILAAATMTVGNLSALNQTNIKRMMAYSSIAQVGYITVGLAVASPLSIAAIIYYVMAYVFINAGLFSVIILLDQAGVGQKVKDYAGLSQRAPATAAAMVVFFVALIGIPFTSGFFAKFFIFSSAVEGGFLWLAILLAVNSAISVGYYYGVVRQMYLEPPREDQAIKVPGPLAAVLVTGAVATLAMGVFSEPFLRLIGLIRLAP is encoded by the coding sequence TTGCCTTACGTCTACCTCCTGCCCGAGCTGATCCTCAGCGCCGTCGCTTTGGGGCTCCTCCTCGCGGTGGCCTGGGCCGGCCGGGAGCGGGCGGCGCGCTTCGGCCCGGTGGTCGCCTTCATCGGCTTCGCCGCCGCCATCGCCGCCGTTTACCCGGCCCTTGGCCAGGTGACCCTGGTCTTCGGCCAAATGCTCGCGGTCGACGGTTACACCCAGTTCTTCAAGGTCGTCTTCCTGGCCGTCGGGGCCCTGATCGCGGTGGCCTCCTCGGGCTACATGAAGCGCCAGGACGTGGCCGCCGGTGAGTACTACGTCCTCCTGATGTTCGCCATCGTCGGGATGATCCTGATGGCCTCGTCCACCGACCTCTTGGTCATCTGGCTCGGCCTCGAGCTCGTCTCGATCACCTCTTACGTCCTCGCCGGCTACCTGCGTCACGACCCCAAGTCGAACGAGGCGGCGATCAAGTACTTCCTCACCGGCTCGCTGGCCACGGCCGTCCTCTTGTTCGGCCTGTCACTCATCTACGGCCTGGCCGGGACGACCAACCTGTCCGGCATCAGCCAGGCTCTGGAGCAGGTGGCCGGCTTCTACCAGGGCGGCCAGGTGGTGGCCGTACGGCCGGCGGTCGACCCCCGGCTGATCGTCATCGCCATCTTCATGCTGGTCGCCGGCTTCGGCTTCAAGGTGGCCTTGGTCCCCTTCCACATGTGGGCCCCCGACACTTACGAAGGCGCCCCGACGCCGGTCACCGCCTTCTTCTCCATTGGCCCCAAGGGTGCCGGCCTGGCCGCCCTGGTCCGGATCTTCCCCCTGGGCTTGGCCGCCCTGCAACCCCGCTGGTCGGTCCTGTTCGCCATCCTGGCGGCGGCGACGATGACCGTCGGCAACCTCTCGGCTTTGAACCAGACGAACATCAAGCGGATGATGGCCTACTCGTCCATCGCCCAGGTCGGGTACATCACCGTCGGCCTGGCTGTGGCCTCGCCCCTGTCCATCGCGGCGATCATCTACTACGTCATGGCCTATGTCTTCATCAACGCCGGCCTCTTCTCGGTGATCATCCTCCTCGATCAGGCCGGGGTGGGCCAGAAGGTCAAGGACTACGCCGGCCTCAGCCAGCGGGCTCCGGCGACGGCGGCGGCGATGGTCGTCTTCTTTGTCGCCCTCATCGGCATCCCGTTCACCTCGGGCTTCTTCGCCAAGTTCTTTATCTTCAGCTCGGCCGTCGAGGGCGGCTTCCTCTGGCTGGCCATCCTGCTGGCCGTCAACAGCGCCATCTCGGTCGGTTACTATTACGGGGTCGTCCGCCAAATGTACCTTGAACCGCCCAGGGAAGATCAGGCCATCAAGGTCCCCGGCCCGCTGGCCGCGGTGCTGGTCACCGGGGCCGTGGCCACGCTGGCCATGGGGGTTTTTTCCGAACCCTTCCTGCGGCTCATCGGTCTGATTCGGTTGGCCCCCTGA
- a CDS encoding NADH-quinone oxidoreductase subunit M, with the protein MSLPILTLIVFVPLAGSLLITLVPRNQEKTIKQIALVATIISAALVAYLWTQFKYGQPGMQFGERATWIPSLGIQYLMGVDGISLSLLILTGLLSVLACLASWNITHRAKEYFVLFLLLVTGMFGVFVALDYVLFYVFWELVLVPMFFLIGIWGGPRREYAAMKFFIYTLAGSVLMLVGILAIYFQAGLGTFDMVTLAQHKYPVTWQWWIFLLLYAGFAVKVPVFPFHTWLPDAHVEAPTAISVLLAGVLLKMGTYGFFRIALPTLPDAARAWAPIFAVLGVINIVYGALVAMAQTDLKKMVAYSSINHMGYVMLGLAAAMAAGPGNAAAAQMAITGAAYQMFAHGLSSGMLFLMVGVVYDRTHTRDMGKLSGLYLTFPVWATFMAFGAFASLGLPGLSGFVAEFFVLLGAFPIFKVLVVLATLGMVFTAAFYLLMMRKVLMGQKRPEYDKMPDANPRELITLVPLTILIVVFGVAPAILINLINPALVQLVARLGGM; encoded by the coding sequence ATGAGCCTGCCCATCCTGACGCTGATCGTTTTCGTTCCCCTCGCCGGGAGCCTCCTGATCACCCTCGTCCCGAGGAACCAGGAGAAGACGATCAAGCAGATCGCCCTGGTGGCCACGATCATCTCGGCGGCCCTGGTGGCCTACTTGTGGACCCAGTTCAAGTACGGCCAGCCGGGGATGCAGTTCGGCGAGCGGGCCACCTGGATACCCAGCCTTGGCATCCAGTACCTGATGGGGGTCGATGGGATCAGCCTGTCGCTGCTCATCCTGACCGGCCTCCTGAGCGTCCTGGCCTGCCTGGCCTCGTGGAACATCACCCATCGGGCCAAGGAGTACTTCGTCCTCTTCCTCCTCCTGGTCACCGGCATGTTCGGGGTCTTCGTCGCTCTCGACTACGTCCTCTTCTACGTCTTCTGGGAACTGGTCCTGGTGCCGATGTTCTTCCTCATCGGCATCTGGGGCGGCCCGCGGCGCGAGTACGCGGCGATGAAGTTCTTCATCTACACCCTTGCCGGCAGCGTCCTGATGCTGGTCGGGATCCTGGCCATCTACTTCCAGGCCGGGCTGGGGACCTTCGACATGGTCACCCTGGCCCAGCACAAGTACCCGGTGACCTGGCAGTGGTGGATCTTCCTGCTTCTCTATGCGGGCTTCGCGGTCAAGGTCCCGGTCTTCCCGTTCCACACGTGGCTGCCTGACGCCCACGTCGAGGCCCCGACGGCCATCTCCGTCCTGCTGGCCGGCGTTCTTCTGAAGATGGGCACCTACGGCTTCTTCCGGATCGCCCTGCCGACCCTGCCGGACGCCGCCCGGGCCTGGGCGCCGATCTTCGCCGTCCTCGGCGTGATCAACATCGTTTACGGAGCCCTCGTGGCGATGGCCCAGACCGACCTGAAGAAGATGGTCGCCTACTCGTCCATTAACCACATGGGTTACGTCATGCTCGGTCTGGCCGCGGCGATGGCGGCCGGCCCGGGCAACGCGGCGGCCGCCCAGATGGCCATCACCGGCGCGGCCTACCAGATGTTCGCCCACGGCCTGTCGTCGGGAATGCTCTTCCTCATGGTCGGCGTGGTCTACGACCGGACCCATACTCGCGACATGGGCAAGCTCTCCGGCCTCTACCTGACCTTCCCGGTGTGGGCCACCTTCATGGCCTTCGGCGCCTTCGCCTCCCTGGGCCTGCCGGGCCTGTCGGGCTTCGTCGCCGAGTTCTTCGTCCTCCTCGGGGCCTTCCCGATCTTCAAGGTCTTGGTCGTCCTGGCCACCTTGGGCATGGTCTTCACGGCCGCCTTCTATCTGCTGATGATGCGCAAGGTCCTGATGGGACAGAAGCGCCCGGAGTACGACAAGATGCCGGACGCCAACCCGCGCGAGCTGATCACCCTTGTCCCGCTGACCATCCTCATCGTCGTCTTCGGCGTGGCTCCGGCGATCCTCATCAATCTGATCAACCCGGCGCTCGTCCAGTTGGTGGCCAGGCTGGGAGGGATGTAA